The following nucleotide sequence is from Fusobacterium sp. SYSU M8D902.
GCTATTATTAATTAGTTTTTGCATAGGTATATTGTATTAGAAATTTGAAAAAATTTCGAGTACTTTATACCTTTTTTTACTTTAAAAATAAAAAAGCCAAAGAGATTAAAAAATCTCTTTAGCTAATTTTAAAACATATAGCTATTAAGTTTGCAACAGCCCCTTTTTATTTTTTACTAAAAATACTCTAAACGATTACTTTCTATTATTTTAATTCAATACAATTTTATAAAATTATCACTTAACAAACTTCCTATTTTTTTATATTATAACTCATAACTAATTATTAGAAATTTCATCACTTAATTTCCCATCTTTTTTTAAACAAATATGGTTCTGGGTAGAATTCCATTGAATATATCCTCTATTCTCAAAAAATGATACTGCAATTGTATTACTTGAATTGATATGTATTTCATAAGAAGTACATAAACAAATCTTTTCCAATTCAGATAATAAGTTAAGGGCAATTCCTTCATTTCTAAAGTTTGGATTAACAAATAGTAAAAAAATTTCTAAGCGATTTTTAGAAAAAAAAGAAGCACATAAACTACCAATAATTTCTTCTTTTTCATTTACTGCTTTAAAATATACTCCTTTTCCAAAATTATTATATAATTCATCTTGTGTTTTATATAATTCTTGTAAATAGATGACTTTAGTTGAAAATAACTGCTGTTGAAGCTGAAAAATCATAGAAATATCATTTATTGTCGCTTTTTCAATTAATATTATTTTCCCATTTGAAATTCTAATTGGTAGTTTACCTTCAACTAAACGTTTATATTCTGCTCCCCATTTAACCATTGATAATAATACTGGCTTTAAGCTATACCCTAGCTCTGTTAAAGTATATTCTACTCTAGGTGGAACTTCAGGATAAATTTGGCGTATTAAAAGGGAGCTACTCTCCATAGAACGCAGATTAGAAGTTAAAACTTTTGATGAAATAGTCTTTAACGACTTTTTGAGTTCGCTAAAACGTTTTGTTCCATACATTAATTCTCTTAAAATTAAAACTTTCCATCTATCATCAATAAGAGAAAGTGTAATTTCAACTGGACATCTTGGAAGATTTTTAATTAGATTAATATTTTTCATAATTACCCCCAATAGTTTCTTTTAGAAACTTTATAACTTTTTAGTATCTACTTTACTTTATGTTCTATAGGAGTATTATAGATATATAACAAAGACAAAGTCAAGTCTTAATAAAAAATGGAGGTAATTTTAATGGAAGAAATTATTAAATTTTTAACTGAAAATCCAGTACAATATTTAGCTACAGTTGGTGTTGATGGCAAGGCAAAGTGCAGACCATTTATGTTTTGTTTTGAAAAAGATAAAAAACTATGGTTTTGTACAAGTAACAAGAAAAAAGTTTATGAAGAAATGAGTAAAAATCCTTTCATAGAAATCTGTATTTCAAATGCTAGTTATTCTTGGCTTAGATTGAGTGGAAAAGCTACTTTTAAAAATGAAATTGAAATAAAAAAAAGTTGTTTTGAAAATCCAATAGTAAAAGAACAATATAAAACAATAGAAAATCCTTCTTTCCAAATGTTTTATTTAGAAAATATTCAAGCAATTATTGCTGATATGTCAGGAAATTTACCAAAAAAATATACTTTTTAAATTTAAAAGTATATAGAGGAGGAGAATAATAATGAACAAAACTAGCATTGATATAAGCAAAGTTTTTATTCCGCATCCTATGCAACTTTTTATTATTGGAACTACCAAAAATGATCTTACTCCAAATTTAGGTATCTTCTCTTGGTTAAATTTTTGTTGGGATGAAGAATTATCAATTAGCCTTTGTTTAGATGGAGAAAAACTAACAAAGGAAAGAATACTAGAAAATAAAATCCTTTCTGTAAATATGGTTACAGAAGAAATATTACCTTATATTAAGAAATGGATCAAAGAAAAGAATAAAAATAAAATATTAAATTATGAAAAAAATTTATTAGAACAAGGAAAGGTTTTAAATGTTCCAATTTTAAAAAATAGTCCACTAATTTATGAATTAGAAGTGAAAAAAACTATAGAACTCAATGGAAGTATTATCTTTATTTGTAAAATAAGAAATACATTAGTTGCAAATAATTTGATTATGGAAAAAGGAGAATATAATTTTAAAAATATCTCTCCAATTCTCGTAGCTTTAAATAATTATTATAAATTAATAACAGATAACAATCTTGGAACTTGGAATTAATATTCAATCATCATGGATTTGCTGGAGTCACCATTTTATATTACTTATTCACTCCCTTAGTAAATTCAAAAATAAAATCATAATTACTATAGATTTATAAAATCTTTTAAATATTCAAGAACAATATTTGTATTTTCTTCAACATTACTCTTTATATCATTTAAATTTTGTTGAATTTTTCTCATTTATAATATAAAATATTGTAAAAAATGGAGGTAATTATGAAGATTTTATTTTCGCCTAGTAAGACAATGAAACTAAAAAATATTAATTTTTCTAAAAATAGAACTATTAACTTTCCTGATAAAACTCATTCATTAGTTAATTCTTTAAAAAAACTTTCTAAATCAGAAATTGAAAAATTATTTAAAATAAAGGGACAACTACTTGAGGAAACTTACAATAACATTCAAAACTTTGACTCTCTAGACTCATATGAAGCTTTATCCCTTTATGACGGTGTCACTTTTAGACAACTAAACTTAAATAGTTACTCTGCTAAAGATTTAAACTACTTAAATGAAAATCTATTAATTTTCTCTGCTCTATATGGAGTTTTATCTCCAAATACTGAAATAAAACCATATAGACTTGATATGACTATTAACTTTTTAGAGGAATCTCTTTACAAATTTTGGAATGATAAAATAAATGATTTTCTTAATGCATATATTGATGAAATCTTTATTAATTTAGCTTCAAAAGAGTTTTCTAAAATAATTGATAAGAAAAAATTCAAAGTTATAAATATTGAATTTAGACAAAAAGTAGATGATAAATTAAAAAATATTAGCACTGAAGCAAAAAAAGCTAGAGGAATGTTATTAGATTTTATGACAATTAATAATATTTCTGATTTAGAAAGTATTAAAACTTTTACTAAAGAAGGATATCAATTTTCAGAATCTGATTCTAACTCTGATACATTATTTTTTATTAGAAAAATCAAATTATAATTTCCTTATATCTCTTTTTAAATTCATAGTTCCTTCCTTGACTTTTTAATAAATAATTGTTATAATTCAATTAACAACATACAAAAAACTACTTGATGTAGTAGAAATAAGGGGATAGTGCCATATCTCCTTATTTTAATTTTAAACTTTTTATAATTCTTCCATAAATATTTTTTTCTAATGGAAGATTTTTTTTATACCTACAATAATTTCTTAGTAAAGGACTTATTATCACTGGAATTAAAAGAAGCCTTGATTTAAAGCTTCTTAATAATAATTTTCCTATATTTACTTACAAATCTTTG
It contains:
- a CDS encoding GNAT family N-acetyltransferase, yielding MVKWGAEYKRLVEGKLPIRISNGKIILIEKATINDISMIFQLQQQLFSTKVIYLQELYKTQDELYNNFGKGVYFKAVNEKEEIIGSLCASFFSKNRLEIFLLFVNPNFRNEGIALNLLSELEKICLCTSYEIHINSSNTIAVSFFENRGYIQWNSTQNHICLKKDGKLSDEISNN
- a CDS encoding pyridoxamine 5'-phosphate oxidase family protein, encoding MEEIIKFLTENPVQYLATVGVDGKAKCRPFMFCFEKDKKLWFCTSNKKKVYEEMSKNPFIEICISNASYSWLRLSGKATFKNEIEIKKSCFENPIVKEQYKTIENPSFQMFYLENIQAIIADMSGNLPKKYTF
- a CDS encoding flavin reductase; protein product: MNKTSIDISKVFIPHPMQLFIIGTTKNDLTPNLGIFSWLNFCWDEELSISLCLDGEKLTKERILENKILSVNMVTEEILPYIKKWIKEKNKNKILNYEKNLLEQGKVLNVPILKNSPLIYELEVKKTIELNGSIIFICKIRNTLVANNLIMEKGEYNFKNISPILVALNNYYKLITDNNLGTWN
- a CDS encoding YaaA family protein; this translates as MKILFSPSKTMKLKNINFSKNRTINFPDKTHSLVNSLKKLSKSEIEKLFKIKGQLLEETYNNIQNFDSLDSYEALSLYDGVTFRQLNLNSYSAKDLNYLNENLLIFSALYGVLSPNTEIKPYRLDMTINFLEESLYKFWNDKINDFLNAYIDEIFINLASKEFSKIIDKKKFKVINIEFRQKVDDKLKNISTEAKKARGMLLDFMTINNISDLESIKTFTKEGYQFSESDSNSDTLFFIRKIKL